From Bacteroides uniformis:
CAATGTAGAAGCCGCCCCCAAATAAGTGCCGAAAGTGCGCTCTCCATCAGGAGAAATGAAAGTAGAGGCTACACCGGACGGAAGGGTAGTGGAAAGCAATAAATCCGCCTCTGTCCCATGCTCCAGCAGACTATCCCGGAAAAAGTTACCGTAAAAGTCATTGCTTACTTTTCCGATGAATCCCGTACCCGCACCAAGGCATGCCATTGCCCGAATTGCGTTTCCGGCAGAACCTCCGTTAGCCAGATGCGTCTCCATCCGGCTGAAATACTCACTAATTTTCAAGAACTTATCTTCATCAATCAGAGTCATACTTCCTTTCGGGAGCTGCATCTCCGTCAAAATATTATCATCCTCAATGATTGCCAGTGCATCAACCAAAGCATTGCCCAACCCAATTATTTTATCCATCTTCGATATTTTTTTTGCAAAGATATTGCATATTTCAAAATATCCTATTACTTTTGCAGCGCATTTGAGAAAAAACAACATTCTTCCTTAGCTCAGTCGGTTAGAGCATCTGACTGTTAATCAGAGGGTCCTTGGTTCAAGTCCAAGAGGAAGAGCGAAAAAACTTGAATGCATATTCTTCCTTAGCTCAGTCGGTTAGAGCATCTGACTGTTAATCAGAGGGTCCTTGGTTCAAGTCCAAGAGGAAGAGCGAAAAGGTTCGTCAATTAGGCGAACCTTTTTTGTTTTCCCACATTATCCCACACAAAAGACAAACATTTCTATTTCATATTCAAAGATTTAACATACATTTGCCAAATGTAAAGTAAGGAGTTTCATAAAAGCACCTGTCTTTATTTATTAGAAAAACATATTTTAATCCAAACACCAAACTACAATGAAAACTCTTTTATTCTTTTTAGTCATAGGATTCAGCCTATGTACCGCTGGTAAAGCACAAACCTCTCTTGTTTCTACGCGAGAAAAATTCCGCCACCATGAAATATCCGTCAGTTACGGCTTCCTCCCCATTACCGACGCCAATAGTATAGCCGAAGAGTTTATTGCTCCGACAGCAAGTTTTGGAATCTATACACGCGAGAAGACCAGCTATTACGGCGCTCTGAATATCAGTTATATTTATAGAATCAACCGTAAAATCAGCCTAGGCGTAACCGGAGGAATAACCGGTAATAGAGGGACGGCCAGTAGCCTTTATGAAGTTTTGGATGAGAATAAGAACGATGACCGGCGCTATCTGTATATCCTCCCCACCTTCCGGTGGCATTGGTTCACCCGCCCCCAATTCTCCCTATATTCCTCTGCAGGGCTCGGCGCCTATTTCCTCCGGAACAGCTTTGGAGGAGACACTTATCACAAAAAGGAATTTGCCTATCAGTTCAGTTTTCTGGGTATCGAATATGGAAATCAGTTTGCCTTCTTCACCGAATTCGGCGTAGGATATACGGGAACAATCGTGGCAGGCGGACGTTTCCGCTTCTGATTCACGAACCCGCCACTGCCAGCGTCAGGATACTAACATGTACGCCTCCCACATCTTTAAGCGCATCGGCACATGCAGTTGTAGTGGCTCCGGTGGTCAGTACATCATCCACAATAAGGATATGTTTCCCCACAAAGCGTTCCGGATAGCGGAGAAGGAAAATACCGTCTACATTTTCCCAACGCTCGTAAGCAGACTTTCGGGTCTGCGTTTCCGTATGTCTTCTGCGCAGCACGGAGGACACATCAATAGGAATACCCGTTACGGCAGAAACGCCGCGCGCTATACATTCACTCTGATTGTATCCGCGCAACTTTTGTTTGCGGGGATGTAGAGGAACGGGGATAATTACGTCTATACCACGGAAAAAACCGGTAGCCGCCAGCTCCGCTGCCATAAAACGCCCCATTATTTCTCCCAAATCTTTCCGGCCTCCATACTTCAGTTGATGCAGGATGTGGCGGAAATCACTTCCTTTGTGATAATAAAAGAAGGAAGTGCCGCGTTCCAGAGGTATCTTCCCCCAAAACATACGCTCCACGGAGTTGTCTTCGCGAAGATGATAGTTTGTCCGTGGCATATTCATATTACACCTGATGCAAATGCCCTCTTCTCCCTCTTGCAAAGAGCTCCCGCATACAGCACACTGACGCGGGAAGAAGAGATGGACAAAGGACAAGAACCAGGCTTTAAATGTGTTTTCCATAAAAAAGTGTAATAAGGCAATAAGAACCGTATCAGAATGGCAGCGCCTCCCGTACCAACCGCAAAAACAACGGATGCAGCGGCCCGTTGGTGGCTATGATATGATGCCCTTCTATAAAGTTCTCGTTTCCCAAAAAGTCTGTTACCTTACCGCCGGCTTCCAACACCATGAGTGCAGCCGCAGAGAAATCCCACTTACCGATAAAAGCTTCCAGCCAAGCGTCAAAACGTCCGGCAGCCACATAGCAGAGGGCAAGCGCCGCCGAACCATTCATGCGAATGCCTGCAACCTTACCGTAAAGTTCGTGTATCAAATGTTCGCCCGTACGGGCATACTGCTCGAAATTGTAGGGTAACTCTGTCACCACAAAAGCGTCTTTCAGTTCACTGACAAGCGAAACACGCAACCGTTCTCCGTTCACATAGGCTCCTCCTCCTTTCCAAGCATAAAAACACTCGTCTCGGCAGGGTTCATAAACCACACCCAGCAAAAGCGACTGCTTGTCACGCAAGGCAATACTTACACAATAGGGAGCATTGTCGTGAATATAGTTCGTTGTCCCATCCAAAGGATCCACTACCCAGCAATACGTTTCGTCACTATAGGCAGCAGACCCTTCTTCGGCAATGAATCCGGCTTCGGGAAGCAATTTCCTAAGGGCAGATACAACCTTTTTCTCGGAAGCCTTGTCCACATAAGATACATAATCGTGCGCATGTTTTTCCTGCACCACCTCCCGACGGAAACTTTTCCGCTCTTCCTTCAAAAAATGCCCGGCTTCACGGGCTACACAGCAGACAGCCTCTGTCAACGCCTTCAAATTTTCCATATTCTTATATTATTTACCATTCGCATCTTCCTGATAAATG
This genomic window contains:
- a CDS encoding inositol monophosphatase family protein; the encoded protein is MENLKALTEAVCCVAREAGHFLKEERKSFRREVVQEKHAHDYVSYVDKASEKKVVSALRKLLPEAGFIAEEGSAAYSDETYCWVVDPLDGTTNYIHDNAPYCVSIALRDKQSLLLGVVYEPCRDECFYAWKGGGAYVNGERLRVSLVSELKDAFVVTELPYNFEQYARTGEHLIHELYGKVAGIRMNGSAALALCYVAAGRFDAWLEAFIGKWDFSAAALMVLEAGGKVTDFLGNENFIEGHHIIATNGPLHPLFLRLVREALPF
- a CDS encoding ComF family protein yields the protein MENTFKAWFLSFVHLFFPRQCAVCGSSLQEGEEGICIRCNMNMPRTNYHLREDNSVERMFWGKIPLERGTSFFYYHKGSDFRHILHQLKYGGRKDLGEIMGRFMAAELAATGFFRGIDVIIPVPLHPRKQKLRGYNQSECIARGVSAVTGIPIDVSSVLRRRHTETQTRKSAYERWENVDGIFLLRYPERFVGKHILIVDDVLTTGATTTACADALKDVGGVHVSILTLAVAGS
- a CDS encoding outer membrane beta-barrel protein — its product is MKTLLFFLVIGFSLCTAGKAQTSLVSTREKFRHHEISVSYGFLPITDANSIAEEFIAPTASFGIYTREKTSYYGALNISYIYRINRKISLGVTGGITGNRGTASSLYEVLDENKNDDRRYLYILPTFRWHWFTRPQFSLYSSAGLGAYFLRNSFGGDTYHKKEFAYQFSFLGIEYGNQFAFFTEFGVGYTGTIVAGGRFRF